One Lolium rigidum isolate FL_2022 unplaced genomic scaffold, APGP_CSIRO_Lrig_0.1 contig_68533_1, whole genome shotgun sequence genomic window, TTTCCCATTTCTCTTGAGCACTCTCTCGGATCCAATCAAGAGTTCAGGAATCAGGAATGGAACACATAAAGTTGAGTAATTTGGTCCTTGTTTTGATACGCTGAAATTGAGTTGAAGAGTAGAGGGAAGCGAAGTGAGTTGAGGGTGAACTAAGAAACCAGAAGAGCGAACAAGAAGAGACGCACTATCTCCATAATCTCAGCCGGTATTTGATGGGAAAAGTAGAACGGTTGAGAACTgctggaaacgatggaattgcctTGTTGGCATCCATTAATGCCTGGTTGCAACTTTAGAAAGGCTCAAGACAGAACGCGATAGTCTCTATGTTTTTTTAGAACAATTAGTCGAGCAGGTAGCGATCGATTGATGTCCTGTGCGTGTTGGACTTGGAGTGAGCTTGCCtttcgggggggggggaggcCTAGTGCCCTGCTGCCCCACCCTATGGGTTGGCCCTGATCCTTCATTCTGTCATATATATATTCCTTGGTGCTACTGGGATGAGATCAGCTCATACAGGACAATGCATTGTTGGTTCTACATATGCTTCCTGATAAATTCTGCTTACTAACTTGGCGTGTGGATTGCTTGCTGCAATAAACTTCTGCGATACGCAAATTCGGAGATATCACTCTGTTCCACAATTATAGCTCAAGGAGTTTGGTCAAGCTCAGCCTACTAGAATTCGGAGTCTTGAAAgctaaattaaaccatcatgaaATTTCAGTCCTTTTGCAAAAGTTTCTAAGTTTGAAAACAAGACGTAAGCTGGTGAAGTATCGTATTATGATCCCATGAGACTGGTTACAACTTATGTGCTTGAAATTTAGTACGCCATGATCTATTATGCGGACAAGTGTAGTAACTAAAACCTCCTCTTGATGTGATGCATTTAGTGACATTTGTGTTTAATACGCTATATGATGTGTAAAATTTGTGTTGCGACTTTCTTGAAAGCAATAATCTCTCACTGTGTTCAGCAATGAAGCAGATAATAATCTTTGTATTCAGCAAGAAAGAATATAACCTAGATATGTTTTGGCAGGTTAATGCTGCTAATGGACGAATGCTAGGAGGGGGAGGTGTTGATGGAGGTAATGACATGTTTCTGAGAGGCGTAATCATTTTACTTATCACTCACTGAGTATCTCATACTAACTTGAAACCCATATGTCAGCTATACATCAAGCTGCTGGACCACAACTCATGCAAGCATGCCGTAAAGTTCCTGAGGTTAAACCTGGAGTCCGTTGCCCTACTGGAGAAGCCAGAATTACTCCGTTAGTACCTTTTCTGATTCATTTTAGTAGCTTCAGAATGCCATCTTCCTAAAAATAATTATATCCGTCTGCCTGTGTATTGAATGGAACAGAGCTTTTGAGCTTCCTGTGTCCCGTGTGATACACACAGTTGGGCCCGTATATGATATGGATAAGCGACCTGAGCTGCTCTTAAAGAATGCCTATGAGTAAGTCCCTCTTTTACATTTATATATTAGAAAATACCATTCTAGCTGTGAATCATGGAAGAATTACCCTGAACTGCATCAATTAATCGCAGAAATAGCCTGAAGCTTGCTAAAGAGAATGGCATTCAGTACATTGCATTCCCTGCTATATCCTGTGGTATTTTCCGGTATGTACTAAGTGCCTTTTCTCATTCATGTATGTGCTTTTTTGTGCATATTATTCTTTGCACTATCTAATTTGTGAAGTTTAACTTGATTGGTCATGCAGTTACCCTCCAAAGGAAGCATCGAACATAGCTATTTCAACTGCGCAACAGTTTTCAGGTGATATTAAAGAGGTAAGTCGTAGATCTTCATGTAAACACTTCGCTACTATACAGCCATGCCAATATGGTATTTGTAACCAAATGCCATTTTATACTAATATACAGGAACTATGTAACCAATACTTGAATTGACATTCATTATGAAAACTAGTTAAATCGTGACTCACtggttagtttagaaacatttagtTTGTTTTCATTATTCTATTTCCGTGGCGCTAGCATCTATCTTGATTAAACATTGTAACTGGCAGGTGCATTTTGTTCTGTTTACGGACGAGCTCTACAATGTTTGGCGTGAGACTGCACAGGAGATGCTGGCGCAATTTGAGAAATGAATAACCACGATGCCAGTGTAGTAATGCTCATGTCAGCCAGCATGAATATGGCTACTAGAGTTGGTTTACTATGATAGTGTGTATGGAACAATTCAACGCATTTATCTGAGAGAGTTGGATGGACATGCTGAATGAGAACCCCTGGATGTGATTTTACCATTCATCATGGTACATTTTTATATGAATAAGACGCCTCACAAGTGATTGTGCTAGCAGTAGTAGCATCTTTGCTGATGTGTAATCGTATTCCAGAACTTCGCAGCATGTGTTTCCAGTAGCTATGAAATGAACTTGCACATGTATATATGCCAGGAGACAGGTTTCAATGATGTGTGTAACAGCTACTCCAATTCTGACAACTGTCGTGTGCTCTATTATTTATTAAGAACTTGCAGCGACTTTGCCCCAAAACAATTTCAAGAGTCACAAGTAGACCAGCATATACAGAGGACTAGAGGAGTTAACGATATTTGATGAGGTGCTGCGATCTTTTGCATATCTTTTCGGTTTCGAACTTATTCATCAGGAGTACATTAGAAGGATACCTACATCAAGCTTTGCTTTCGCTGATCTAGACTTACTACTTCATGCAACCTACGTTGCAGAAATACAACAGGCAAAGTAAACCAAAAAAGAACAGAAAAAATCCAACATCTGTTAACAGTTCGAGATGATCAGTCATCTTTGTCTCTGATAAAGCTTCTCGGTAGTCTGCTTATCACATTTTCGTCAACTACCTTGTAGTGCCTTGAGAAGTTCCGGTGGAGCATCCCAGCATACCTATCCACGTTCTCCTGGTGTCTATGGTATAGTGCAGGTACCGTGACCAAAGCAATGGTTCCTGTCATCCACACACTGTAAAATTAGCATTCAACCCAACACAAAGGACAAACTGTAGACAAACAGACAGATACATGAAAATGAGATGTTTACACATATAACATACCTACGTAAGAAAGAGTTACAGAAGAGTAGAAATTGCCAATAACAGATAGCAGCCAAAGGACAGACACAACCTGAGAAGAATTTTCATTGGTCAGCAATCATAATGATCTCATGTAATCAAGAAAGAGAAACAATGTCATGGTAGCTAACCTGGAAAAAGAGGCGGAAGTCCTTGCCAAGAGTAATGTCATGTGCAATCATCAGCATATTGTTGACTTTAACACGGAATAATGCCGCAGCATTAGTAACCATCTCTTCTGATAGAACTAACTCAGGCAGGGGCCTAGGTTGCCTACAATAATTAACCGATGAGAAACATATAGATACACTTCTTTCAAAATATGTAAGAACATGAAAGGAGGGATACAGGGTCCTTACTTATTCAGCAACCCAGATATTTTCACCCATAGGAACTGTACAAGTATCAAAATGAGCAGTACATCACAGCAGATGGTCAAGAATGACAGCTCCGACTTCTCGAACAACCACCATGCAATGGTAGCACCAAATATAAGACCAACTGTAGCACGTCTACACTTCCACAAGATGATATCGGCAGCTGAAAGGTAGGAACAGCATCTTGAATCATGAACAAGAGAGACATATGGCAACCGGTAATTGGAGCCCTTGGAGGCATACAAATGGTGAAACCATACAACACCTAAACTTCAAACAGAAATCAAGCTATACGCGTATATTATCAAATTTACAATTACCAGCGCAGAAGAAATATGTTAAAAGACCGTACTCCTGAAGTTAAGCTGAGCAAATAAGTGCATCAGATGATAAACATAACTTATGTGAGATACTCTTAATGATTGGTCTCTCACTGCATTGATGCTAACACAGCAAATTGCAGcaaaaaatataaaatgataaaaaagtagtattaacaacatccaaggcATCCGTTGATTCAAATCAATATGTGCAGGTGACCTTCATGTCATGTTTGATCGAATTATAGTCATAGGTATTTCAAGGGTGATAAACATCAGCTAGAATTCGAACCAAAACTTTATGGCATGACCTCGATTCCGTGTGCACACAGCACAGTCACAGGTAGGCTAGCACGCGCTTTCTGAAACCGACGGTAAAGAAGAATCTCAAGTTCTGAACTAAAGAACTACACCAGCCTTCGCTCGCATTCAGGCACGCTTCTTCTACCACTCTACAAAGTAGGTAAAGCCAGCAGGTCAACCAGCTTTACTCAAACCCTGACACTACTTTGCGCAAATACAATCACTGTATCATGATTTTAATTAAGGGAGACATCGCAACTCCAGTGACGACCTGACGTATCCGCCTCACAACATACAATTCGCGTATGTAACAGCAAGTCACCCCGAACTTAGTACGGAACCAGGAGATGGAGAATTGGGGGTAGGAGAGCAGTAGTAGCGGTACCTTTCCCGCCGCCGACGATCTGGTGCACGGAGAGTCGGCCGGCGGAGCTGCAGGGGTCGGCGGACCCGTCGATCCCGGGGTTCGCGGCGTCCGGCCAGCTGGCCTCCATGGCTTGCCCTTGGTttcgcggcggcgggggcggggagGAGGCGACTGGGGAAAGAATAGTCCGGTCCGGGGATGGGGGAGGAGGAAGGGGGAAGACCGTTCCTTCCTTCGTCGACGGGACGGCGGTGGTGGCCGATAGGACCAGAAGGTCTGCACGAGGGCGCTGCCTTTTTCAACTTTATTATCACTTGATTTGATTTGTTTCGCTAATCTAATCGATGTAGCGATGATTAATTGAGCCTTTGGTGCTGTCACTTAGTCGGAGGCTATAAAAAGAGACAGGCTTCAGGGATTTGATGTGATGTGAAACGCTAATCAAGCTCAAGCCTGGTGTATTTTAGGGATTTGTGGAAATTATCCCCACCAAATTTCAAATCGTCACTTATTCTTTGGTTTTAGTGTACATGTTAGTTCGATCCAGTttttttttctcaaatactaTTGAGTTTTGTCCAATATCTAATACACTATCCTACTTAGTGGATTGGGGGTTGCAACTTTACGAGGATTTTAGGGGATTAATTGAAGGTAAGAGTTTCATCGAATTTTCTTAGAATTATCTCCTCTAATCTTGGCAAAAACTTTAGTACCAAACAAAGCATGGATAACGAAGCAAACTTATACGAAAAATCAGATAATAAAATAACTTCGGTAAATTCAGTTGGCATTTCTTCCATAGGAAACTGGGGTTTTTAAATATGGGCTAAATATGATGTGAATTTAGAACAttacttgcatcaacacaccccaGTTCACATACGACATTTTAAAAAAGGCGCGCAAGAGAAAAATAGTTCGATGCTTGCGGTTCATCCTAAATTCAGCTGCATTGCAGCACTACATTACAACAAAAGTAAAACAATCCGTCACGGCAGTACATGCAGCAAAATCAGCTCACCGGAGCCTTGTGCCGTGGCTGCGGCGCGTCGGCTCACccctcgtcgctgacgaggtcgactGACACGCGGTCCTGCTCGACGGCGATGTGCCGCCATTCCTCGGCCTTCTCCGCTTCCTGCTGGCTAGAGCGCGCGGCGAGGCCGACGACGGTGTCGAGCTCCCGCTCCGCGACGAAGTCGCCCGGCGCGAGGCCCGCGTTGACACCGAGATGCGGGAGGAGCTTCTTGAACTCCTCGTCATCAAGGTAGTCACCCTTAGCGAAGTGGGAGAGGCGCGGCAGCTCCGGCTCGACCTCCATCTTCACCACCAGCGCTGGCGGGAGCTCGACGCCGAGGACAACGAGGCCGCAGAAGAGGACGCGGCGCATCCGCGGCGGCACCGCTCGGACTCGTGCTTGGCGAAGGCGGGCGGTGGGGCGACGCCGTAGTTGCGGTAGCGGTAGCTACCGCGGATGCGCGCCGCGTCCGACTTCACCTTCTCCGCCTCCGTCTTCTCGCCGGCGGGAGGAGCAGTGGAGCTCCCACCGCGCTCGGTGGAGCATCCCCGCGCCCTGCCACCATCGTAGCTGGCGGGAGGTGGGGACTATCGATCTGCGTTCTACCGCGTCGATTGCTCGCCGGAGGAGCGGCGATTGCTCGTCGGCgggaggcgaagaggcggaggagcggatggGGTTTGGCCCCCATCCGCCTCGCCGACCGCTATATATGCGGGCGTTTTGGCGATTTGGGCTGCGGCTTGGATCCATTATCCGGGCCAGACCACCGATGCGGGGTCTGGTCTAGCCCAAAATAACGCCGAAAACCGCATATCGGCCCGCCGCCGCGTTTGCAGGCTGATATGccgtatctgctagagatgctcttagtcaagGGCCAAGGTGGTATGTATACATAAACTACGGCTGCGCCATCGGTACGTCGACCATGACAAACAGGCCGCCACGATTATGATGATGTTGAGGTGGAGATTTTTCAAAGGCAATTCGAAGAAGATCGACAAGGACTAACAGTGCAGCTCGCTTTGCATGGGCAAGGTTTCTGTCGCCTTGTAATGTCAACGTCAGGATCGTTCCAATGGAAGGGTGAAGACGACGCTTTGCTGCTCATGGTGCTAACCATGGTGTTGTTTGCGTGACGATGTCCACGTCAAAACCGTGCAGATGATGATTATGAGTGGGCGATTAGTACTTTACGACGATGTTTCCTACTGCGGCGAGCCGTTGTTCGCCTTGTGGAGGGAAATTTTCTTTTTCACTTTGTGTTCTTGTGGTGGTGTGCATTCTCGATGTCCTGACTACCTTTTGATGGCATGTTGTTGTAGAGGTCGGGTGTGTAATTCATATATGTGTTAGGTTATTACAAAATTTCCAAGGGAGTTTTGTTATCAAAAGCAACATCACATAAGCACTAGCCGTCTTAACCACCAGCATAAGAATGAGTACATCTACCAGATCTGCATATGGAACAATGAGTGGTGCAAGGTAAGAGAGGATGAGCACGTGTGACCGGAAAGGTTGCAGTACCAACTTCGTTGTTGAGGTCGCCCATAGTATTGACTAGGCCGCCAAGTCCACAGAGATCTTGGAGGAAGCAACAAACTGGCTATGGATAAGTAAGTCGAAGATGAAGAATTCAAATGGCAACGAGCATTAGCGCCGAGCCGCTCCCCATAAACTTATCTTCCGTACCTCGGCGCAAGTTCTCAACCGACAAGGTTTTAGAGGCCCGGTGTCCTGAATGGTCATGCAAGATTTTCAAATCTCCTTCTTTATTTGTTTTGTGCAGAAATGGAACAATTTAGGAGGAAATCAAAGCAAATTAATGAAGAATTAAGAGCTAGAGATGTCACCAAGTCAACCAGTCTCTGAAGCTGTTTCTCGGGAGGTTTAAGGACAATTGTGCGGTCATGCCCGCCCGTACGGCCTGACCATACCATGTGTCGGTGGCTTCGTCTTGTCAAACCCAATAAAAAATGTGAAGGCATCTAGGACATTCGAGAGATACATAGAGAGAAAAACCACATTCCACTGCCATATACAACTAGATCCAATCTACACCGAAGCCCCGTCGCCGCTGCCATCGACTTCAccgcatcatcatctccatcaactCTCTCCCCTACTTGTAATCTTGATTAAATTCACGATTGGCGACATTGTAATATTGTTTATCATTCATATCTTTGATATTCGCAATACAATGTTCATGATTGTTGATctttcatgtgtgagtagtcctcacaggTTAATTATGGGCCGAGGCCTAGGCTCGCAGCATCAATTGCAGCTATTTACTTATGAAATATTGTGTAGTATGGTAGTAGAAATCTATTTCTAGTCTCTGGTCACTTTGTCTCGATCTTAAGCTTTGACATGTACCTAAGATTGGTAAAGGTATTAAGGTTTGAGTAGAAATAGTTGCATGATTTGATGCCATGCTCAGGTGAAACATTCATGGGTTGATAGTATAGATATCTTCTATGGAATAACAATGACGTCACTGCTCCAAATGCTAGTTTCCGATATATCTTAATACCAAGACTCCACGTGTTGAGTAGGAACTCGAGGTGAATAATCGATCCATAAAACGGTGGTCTGCAATGGCGTTTTTAGGACACATCGCCCATATTATGTGTTGCATCTTTGTCACACATGCAAGCTTCATTTTATCCTTGAATTCCATTACTAATACACAACTGCAGTTGAAACCTCTTAAGTTCTGGCGTATCTCCAAATCATTGATGCACAACAACACAAGAAAATCGTTGATCTGGTAGAAACAAAAACTAGAAGTCTTGTTTGAGTGATCTTGCACCAAAATCAATCTTCCCGTGGATTCGATAAACCTACGTCTTTAGGGAAAAAACTTTATGTACTACAATCCGTAATCTGGATGGAAGGTATCAACACTTTTTAACGCCATTGTTGGGAAAGCAATTGCTACCCCTGGTGAGGTAATTAGAGATTCCGTTTAATAGTTTAATTTTTGTTTTAGTTTATTATTTGTTAGTAGTTTTTTCAATGTTCTTAATTAAATATCCAAAAACATTTGCTtgcttttttttcttattttactTGTTTACCTATATCTAAAAACCCACAAAAACTGAATGTATGGTAGCAAAGAAGCTTGGGGAGTTTGCAACTCCTGCTGATAATTATTTGCGGAAAACTATGACATTACCTCATTTTCTAActttggttcagcaaaatcaattTGGAGGTTCCCGTTCTTAAGATGCAAGTATGCACTTGAATACTTTCACATAGATATGTGATATGACGCAAATCAAGGATCTTAATCCCAATGTTGTAAAACTACGCTTATTCTCTTTTTTCAGTTAGAGGGAATCAAAAGAATGATTGTTGTCACTTTCTTCGGAAACTATTACTTCATCGGAAAATTGTTGCAATATATTGACGACTAAATTTTCCCACATGCAAAAAGTATGCAACTACATTCTAACATCACATGCTTTAGAAAAGAAGGACGTGAGCCCCTAGCGCTCCCTCATATGGGAGAGGACGAAGGAGTATGTAGGAAACTGTCCCAACAATTTGATGGACGGGTGGCTTATTCTACCATGCTTTAAACTTAATGTCTAAGTCTATGCTTGGTACCGTGGCCGATGGAATATCAATGGGAAAGGAGATTGACATCGCCACAAAATCTAGATCTGTTATGTCTCTTATCTCCTAGTATAGCCTCAGAGGgaagctgacaagggattaacttatcaatgcctacgggttgtagactagggttttagtcggaagtagagggcaagtagatctcgaaagtttcagccgaaaagtactcaacgatatgaaaattagggtttgtgagacaatgattcgatgctttctttgtccctcgactcccccttatataggaggcggagtcgagggattcgtaatacacaagttacagagtccgggagggtttccaactcatcccacaagattacaagtattgtttcctaatacaactctagcttttcttAATAATAATTTAGGCTTCCGATtctccttatccttcgggtcgtgggccttcagtaaaccccgggtaccatcttcggcaggcccattggggatgcctatgtcagtagcccccgagattttgctcgaatcgcagagtcagggaaaatctccaactttatattcgttCACTAACTCggaactttatcacatatctttggatacgaaattatatattgtacagggataatggtagttggggctagttcatctgacggatcaggtactagttaaccgctctagtggcaatccgcaaaacctacttcaagatcacgtccctggacatgatctcgggatactggtgtaaacttcgacaggtgccgcttaaggtattaccattctgtcgagtcccagtcatattttatcgggtacctaacgcgtccattaggatttttcttcgtatctgttgatacggcaaaaagtagcaaaccgacgtcagagacggcgccacaccactcagaacggatctggggtcttaccttcgcaaagttttgcggcattcagagattattcgcaactttggcgctctgagaatatattgtcgagtgctttttcggctgatggaatagcacattttattgagtcaaaggatgacttatattgctctcccgatgggagtatatgtagagttatttattataactcgaaatatgctcacattttcttcttatcctcttttttataatttcatcgggcacgcgaacagcgttcccgatgggagtagcccccgaggctacagccaaggacttgtgcttgggtgtaggctcaacg contains:
- the LOC124682129 gene encoding macro domain-containing protein VPA0103-like, with translation MSRVATRIFLTPSLLPLPLPKLLRRRRPSISSTRRAFAMAASGFEGGETFRLSAAAGAGALKLHKGDITLWSVDGATDAIVNAANGRMLGGGGVDGAIHQAAGPQLMQACRKVPEVKPGVRCPTGEARITPAFELPVSRVIHTVGPVYDMDKRPELLLKNAYENSLKLAKENGIQYIAFPAISCGIFRYPPKEASNIAISTAQQFSGDIKEVHFVLFTDELYNVWRETAQEMLAQFEK
- the LOC124682130 gene encoding reticulon-like protein B16; the encoded protein is MEASWPDAANPGIDGSADPCSSAGRLSVHQIVGGGKAADIILWKCRRATVGLIFGATIAWWLFEKSELSFLTICCDVLLILILVQFLWVKISGLLNKQPRPLPELVLSEEMVTNAAALFRVKVNNMLMIAHDITLGKDFRLFFQVVSVLWLLSVIGNFYSSVTLSYVGTIALVTVPALYHRHQENVDRYAGMLHRNFSRHYKVVDENVISRLPRSFIRDKDD